One genomic region from Cryptococcus gattii WM276 chromosome C, complete sequence encodes:
- a CDS encoding RNA-binding protein, putative (Similar to TIGR gene model, INSD accession AAW42073.1), with the protein MAKHAANKGKASVTNKNNKRKRDAQDNKQEDAPVALFAAVKDTELDDIFAKSNAFSAPAPVASTSKAHFQTTSEPAAKKGKKSPSPEVEEEVEVDEENDSGSAEEEDEEEDGEDNDAELSEIDEELPDEDDDEDISGAESDDEATKAKEIKKAKKSKLGKYVPAEESVQDKNRRTAFIGNLPIDAAKSKSTLKQLRAHIMSFVPSAKIESLRFRSVAFATPTAALPTEDPEKDANQRAKREKERAAAWKAKQNADGEDAELDKAKVFIDAKGKRKVAFIKKDFHSEIDSCNAYVVFAYPHPERAANVAPILDPFEAAAKFISAANSSTFCGRTIRVDSVRLPSSASLPAGASTSLSKRDAWLPSNTDPKKSLFVGGLDYAAKEEDVRVFFEELVKAERGANKEGSGKWVTGVRIVRDKETQLGKGFGYVHFADRESVEEVLAMDAKQIKFAKRTLRVQPCKTIPTANTLQNTIKKVAAGAGGGASSNKKDKTKKPYVRPGVIPKGDPLLGEKLKNLSKDERKNIKSSDADRQARRLAKKKAKMSLEKDKAKGAVKLTLTKSEREKTSASKKPKAKKGKKRAPSAVAKMKGSRE; encoded by the exons atGGCGAAACACGCTGCAAACAAGGGCAAGGCCTCAGTCACCAATAAGAACAATAAGCGCAAGAGGGACGCGCAAGATAACAAGCAGGAAGACGCACCTGTCGCTCTCTTTGCAGCTGTCAAGGATACTGAACTGGACGACATTTTTGCAAAGAGC AACGCCTTTTCTGCACCTGCGCCTGTTGCCAGTACATCAAAAGCTCATTTCCAGACTACATCTGAGCCTGCTGCCaaaaagggcaagaagagCCCTTCGCCCGAAGtagaagaggaagtggaagTAGACGAGGAAAATGACAGTGGGAGTgccgaggaagaagatgaagaggaagatggagaagataATGATGCCGAGCTTTCAGAGATTGATGAAGAGTTACCGgacgaagatgatgatgaggataTTTCTGGTGCTGAGAGTGACGATGAAGCGACCAAGGCCAAGGAGATTaagaaggcaaagaagaGCAAGCTCGGCAAGTATGTGCCTGCTGAGGAATCGGTCCAGGACAAGAACAGGAGGACTGCATTCATTGGTAACCTCCCTATCGACGCTGCAAAGTCCAAG TCGACATTGAAGCAACTCCGAGCCCATATCATGTCATTTGTCCCATCCGCCAAAATCGAATCTCTCCGATTCCGATCTGTTGCTTTTGCTACCCCTACCGCTGCGCTCCCCACTGAGGATCCCGAGAAGGATGCCAACCAGCGTGCGAAACGAGAAAAGGAGCGTGCTGCGGCTTGGAAAGCGAAGCAGAATGCCGATGGAGAGGATGCAGAGCTTGACAAGGCCAAGGTATTTATCGATGCcaaggggaagagaaaggtTGCTTTCATCAAAAAAGAC TTCCACTCTGAGATTGATTCTTGTAACGCCTATGTCGTCTTTGCCTATCCTCACCCTGAACGAGCTGCGAATGTTGCCCCTATCCTCGACCCCTTTGAGGCCGCTGCCAAGTTCATCTCGGCTGCGAACAGCAGTACCTTTTGCGGGCGAACGATCCGCGTCGACTCTGTCCGTTTACCTTCTTCTGCCAGTCTGCCTGCCGGCGCGTCCACTTCTTTGAGCAAGCGGGACGCTTGGCTGCCTAGTAACACTGATCCCAAGAAGAGTTTGTTTGTGGGTGGTTTGGACTATGCGGccaaggaggaggatgtcAGGGTGTTCTTCGAAGAATTGGTCAAAGCTGAGAGAGGTGCAAATAAAGAGGGTAGCGGGAAGTGGGTGACGGGTGTGAGGATTGTGAGAGATAAGGAGACTCAACTCGGCAAGGGTTTCGGTTACGTCCACTTTGCT GACCGAGAAAGCGTGGAAGAGGTTCTGGCAATGGACGCCAAACAAATCAAATTTGCCAAACGAACGCTTCGTGTCCAGCCATGCAAGACTATCCCTACCGCCAACACGCTTCAAAACACTATCAAAAAGGTCGCTGCCGGCGCTGGCGGCGGTGCATCTTCCAACAAGAAGGACAAGACCAAGAAACCCTACGTCCGACCGGGTGTCATACCCAAGGGCGACCCTTTGCTCGGTGAAAAACTCAAGAACCTGTCAAAGGACGAACGAAAGAATATCAAGAGCTCCGACGCTGATCGACAGGCTAGGAGGttggcgaagaagaaggccaagATGTCGTTGGAGAAGGACAAGGCGAAGGGCGCGGTCAAGTTGACGTTGACAAAGAGCGAGAGGGAGAAGACGAGTGCGTCAAAGAAGCcgaaggcgaagaaggggaaaaagAGGGCGCCGTCTGCTGTTGCAAAGATGAAGGGTTCAAGAGAGTAG
- a CDS encoding biotin-acetyl-CoA-carboxylase ligase, putative (Similar to TIGR gene model, XP_569382.1), with amino-acid sequence MPGPAPSAHQVLVYSGPGVSPLSLSHTLLTLRLLLLPHYTVQPAAPDLLADQPWEPSCALLVVPGGRDIPYVDELTDKRHVTRRIREYVEHGGRFLGICAGAYFASAEVRFDVGGGMEVTGKRDLAFFPGPSRGPVFQGFQYASESGSRAVILNLHESSKLTILNHIYYNGGGHFVFPSPPPSNVQVLARFQETSSDPSEQLIAAVFTQTGKGRTILSSVHPEYPLSDPPASNAIAKLDVRPSQVDIEMSDKARLSWVEELLIKLGLTPPERLTAANRAKSSVDSEEDPALLLHPTHPSPIFLLSHPKLPQLPETAVNKPELKGKMKQEDGWNVLRDANDEIRFGTTEATSPERAASEDGITQWLAEARRTRPVFPPSIEDLSLQSDSTPQPPSPPNFHSLTKTILLPSPSVEYSSRWTPLFNFSTYWDELDQARKRSGRRSGVMRQGSDGQGERCSLGDLVLYGETVTSTQTMLDNNPLLLANLSTPLVFLASFQLSGRGRGSNMWLSPPGCLQFSLLLDLPASLSSKMVFIQYIMALAVCEAVDEDGRLGVRIKWPNDIYAEVEGVGGTEIGSGKKGKVKLGGILVNTSYVGGKWRIVVGCGINVLNALPTSSISQLHSLLAAKLSSTSSNKPLPPAPTMEGTFARIMSSFDAKWEQFIEEKGFKGFMDEYHGRWLHSGQDVLLTTTEPHTRVCILSITPDHGLLRCLPISDKPKTSTGLTPLYNRDVDAGEDDRGSWSSSAPRSTTAGAQTQNQSPFVDLQPDGNSFDLMSGLIKRKI; translated from the exons ATGCCAGGCCCCGCCCCCTCCGCGCACCAGGTGCTCGTGTACTCCGGCCCGGGGGTGTCCCCCCTCTCGCTCTCGCACACCCTCCTCACcctccgcctcctcctcctcccccaCTACACCGTGCAGCCAGCAGCCCCAGACCTCCTCGCAGACCAGCCATGGGAGCCCTCCTGCGCACTCCTCGTCGTCCCAGGCGGCAGAGACATCCCCTACGTCGACGAGCTCACAGACAAGAGGCACGTCACACGCAGGATCAGGGAGTATGTCGAACACGGCGGCCGCTTCCTGGGCATATGCGCCGGAGCGTACTTTGCCAGTGCCGAGGTGAGGTTTGATGTCGGGGGCGGTATGGAAGTTACCGGGAAGAGAGATCTG GCCTTCTTCCCCGGTCCTAGCAGGGGACCCGTATTCCAAGGTTTCCAGTATGCCTCTGAATCCGGATCCAGAGCTGTCATTCTCAATCTCCACGAATCTTCCAAGCTCACGATACTCAATCACATCTACTATAATGGCGGCGGCCATTTCGTCTTTCCCTCGCCACCGCCATCAAACGTCCAAGTCCTCGCCCGCTTCCAAGAAACCTCTTCCGACCCGTCAGAACAGCTCATCGCCGCCGTCTTCACCCAGACTGGCAAAGGTCGTACCATTCTCTCTTCTGTTCACCCAGAGTACCCTCTCTCGGACCCTCCGGCAAGTAACGCTATTGCTAAACTGGATGTTCGGCCATCTCAAGTGGATATTGAAATGAGCGACAAGGCTCGACTGTCGTGGGTCGAGGAATTACTCATCAAGCTGGGATTGACCCCTCCTGAACGTCTTACCGCTGCAAACCGAGCTAAATCCTCGGTTGACTCGGAAGAAGACCCGGctctcctccttcaccCTACTCACCCTTCACCAATCTTCCTCTTGTCTCATCCCAAACTGCCTCAATTACCCGAGACAGCTGTGAACAAGCCAGAACTCAAGGGTAAGATGAAGCAGGAAGATGGCTGGAATGTTTTGCGGGATGCGAATGATGAAATTCGTTTTGGTACTACGGAAGCTACGTCACCTGAACGGGCAGCTTCTGAAGATGGTATCACGCAATGGCTTGCGGAAGCCCGTCGTACCCGGCCCGTGTTCCCGCCTTCCATCGAAGATCTTTCCCTACAATCCGATTCTACCCCACAACCTCCCTCTCCGCCCAATTTCCACTCTCTTACCAAAACgatccttcttccatcGCCTTCAGTCGAATACTCCTCCAGATGGACTCCATTGTTCAACTTTTCCACCTATTGGGACGAGCTTGATCAggcgaggaagagaagcGGTAGACGCTCAGGCGTGATGCGCCAGGGATCAGACGGGCAGGGTGAGAGGTGTTCATTGGGTGACTTGGTCTTGTACGGTGAAACAGTGACGAGTACTCAGACGATGCTTGACAATAACCCCCTTCTCCTCGCCAATCTCTCTACACCGCTCGTCTTCCTCGCATCCTTCCAACTCTCCGGCCGAGGTCGAGGTTCCAACATGTGGTTATCCCCACCTGGCTGTCTCCAATTCTCACTCCTCCTCGACCTCCCCGCTTCCCTTTCATCCAAAATGGTTTTCATTCAATACATCATGGCTCTTGCCGTCTGTGAAGCTGTCGATGAGGATGGGAGATTAGGTGTTAGGATCAAGTGGCCCAACGATATCTACGCAGAGGTTGAAGGTGTGGGTGGTACAGAGATCGGTAGCGGGAAAAAGGGCAAGGTCAAGTTGGGTGGGATCTTGGTGAACACTAGTTATGTCGGTGGGAAATGGAGGATCGTTGTTg GATGTGGTATCAACGTTCTCAACGCTCTTCCTACATCGTCCATCTCCCAACTCCACTCGTTACTCGCCGCCAAACTTTCTTCCACATCATCTAATAAACCTCTTCCACCTGCGCCTACCATGGAGGGCACTTTTGCTCGCATCATGAGTTCCTTTGATGCCAAATGGGAGCAGTTCATCGAGGAGAAGGGTTTCAAAGGATTCATGGATGAGTACCACGGAAGGTGGTTACATTC GGGGCAAGACGTCCTCCTCACCACGACCGAACCCCACACCCGCGTCTGTATCCTCAGTATCACCCCAGACCACGGTCTTCTCCGCTGTCTCCCCATTTCCGACAAACCTAAAACCTCTACCGGTCTCACACCCTTGTACAACAGGGATGTCGACGCTGGTGAGGATGATCGTGGTTCTTGGTCTTCTTCTGCTCCGAGGTCTACAACTGCTGGGGCCCAAACGCAAAACCAGTCACCGTTTGTGGACCTCCAGCCGGATGGGAATAGTTTTGATTTGATGAGCGGATTGATCAAGCGGAAAATATAA